A portion of the Chromobacterium sp. IIBBL 290-4 genome contains these proteins:
- a CDS encoding YceH family protein produces METHQLDPAEIRVLGALAEKQALTPDAYPMTLNGLASACNQLTSREPVMQLSEAEISAALDALIAKKLVAERLPAGSRVAKYEHRLNYEWNIDGARLAALALLMLRGPQTSAEIRTRSGRIYSFSGVEEVETALNALADKYPPLTFKLDKQPGEREARWCHLLAGEPQAVPVSAPVCEMIDVGLTGRVAALEAEVSALKAMVLSLEQRLSG; encoded by the coding sequence ATGGAGACGCACCAACTCGACCCGGCCGAAATCCGCGTGCTGGGCGCGCTGGCCGAAAAGCAGGCGCTGACCCCGGATGCCTATCCGATGACGCTGAACGGCCTCGCCAGCGCCTGCAATCAACTCACCAGCCGCGAGCCGGTGATGCAGTTGTCCGAGGCGGAAATCAGCGCCGCGCTGGATGCGCTGATCGCCAAAAAACTGGTGGCCGAACGCCTGCCGGCCGGCAGCCGGGTGGCCAAGTACGAGCACCGACTCAACTACGAGTGGAATATCGACGGCGCGCGGCTGGCGGCGCTGGCGCTGCTGATGCTGCGCGGCCCGCAAACCTCGGCCGAAATCCGCACCCGCTCCGGCCGCATCTACAGTTTCTCCGGCGTGGAGGAAGTGGAAACGGCGCTGAACGCGCTGGCCGACAAATACCCGCCGCTGACCTTCAAGCTGGACAAGCAGCCGGGCGAGCGCGAAGCGCGCTGGTGCCATCTGCTGGCCGGCGAGCCGCAAGCCGTTCCCGTGTCCGCGCCCGTCTGTGAAATGATAGATGTCGGCCTGACCGGCCGCGTGGCCGCGCTGGAAGCGGAAGTATCGGCGCTGAAAGCGATGGTGCTGTCGCTGGAACAAAGACTGAGCGGTTGA
- a CDS encoding glutamine synthetase family protein: MSDARMPAGRIEWLQQRKVRDVELAFADVHGFPRGKTLPAAAFIQGQALRIARAVPLQSCVGEFPDYSFYGEHDPDVTLAPDYATLRPVPWAKTPRAMVICDCVDHDGSLSPLAPRSVLKTLLQRYAARGWTPIVAPELEFYLFAAHGDPAAPFQAPPLAGGRREAGFDAFGFSALGELEAFFDDLYLACEQLEIATDTCVHEMGPSQFEINLKHGDALKLADDTFLFKTALKQTALRHGLNAVCMAKPLPGQPGSSMHLHQSIVDRQGRNAFSREDGSESPAFFGFIAGLQRYLPELMPLFCPNPNSYRRFVKGMAAPVNLSWGLDNRSVGLRVPVSGPEARRVENRLPGCDANPYLALAASLGAGLAGIEQGLTPDEAVRGNVFKQQSASLPSTLDAACGAMQAGAAAESLFGAEFSRAYLAVKEVELNDYHRQVTTWERQYLGPLA; encoded by the coding sequence ATGTCTGATGCCCGCATGCCGGCAGGCCGTATCGAATGGCTGCAACAGCGCAAGGTGCGAGACGTGGAGCTCGCCTTCGCCGACGTCCACGGCTTTCCCCGTGGCAAGACCCTCCCCGCCGCCGCCTTCATCCAGGGGCAGGCTTTGCGCATCGCCCGCGCGGTGCCGCTGCAAAGCTGCGTCGGCGAATTCCCCGATTACAGCTTTTACGGCGAACACGACCCCGATGTGACCCTGGCGCCGGACTACGCCACGCTGCGGCCGGTGCCGTGGGCCAAAACGCCGCGCGCCATGGTGATTTGCGACTGCGTGGACCACGACGGCAGCCTGTCGCCGCTGGCGCCGCGCTCGGTGCTCAAAACCCTGCTGCAGCGTTACGCCGCCCGCGGCTGGACGCCCATCGTCGCGCCGGAGCTGGAGTTTTATCTGTTCGCCGCCCACGGCGATCCGGCCGCGCCCTTCCAGGCCCCGCCGCTGGCCGGCGGCCGCCGCGAAGCCGGTTTCGACGCCTTCGGCTTTTCAGCCTTGGGCGAGCTGGAAGCGTTCTTCGACGACCTTTACCTCGCCTGCGAACAGCTGGAAATCGCCACCGACACCTGCGTGCACGAAATGGGCCCCAGCCAGTTCGAGATCAACCTCAAGCACGGCGACGCGCTGAAGCTGGCCGACGACACCTTCTTGTTCAAGACCGCACTGAAGCAAACCGCGCTGCGCCACGGCCTCAACGCCGTCTGCATGGCCAAGCCGCTGCCCGGCCAGCCCGGCAGTTCCATGCACCTCCACCAGAGCATCGTCGACCGCCAGGGCCGCAATGCCTTCAGCCGCGAAGACGGCTCGGAAAGCCCGGCATTCTTCGGCTTCATCGCCGGCTTGCAACGCTATCTGCCGGAGCTGATGCCGCTGTTCTGTCCCAATCCCAACTCCTACCGCCGCTTCGTCAAGGGCATGGCCGCGCCGGTCAACTTGAGCTGGGGCCTGGACAACCGTTCGGTAGGCCTCAGGGTGCCGGTATCCGGCCCGGAAGCGCGCCGCGTGGAAAACCGCCTGCCCGGCTGCGACGCCAACCCCTACCTGGCGCTGGCCGCCAGCCTGGGCGCGGGCCTGGCCGGCATCGAGCAAGGCTTGACGCCGGATGAAGCCGTGCGCGGCAATGTGTTCAAGCAGCAATCCGCCAGCCTGCCGTCCACGCTGGACGCGGCCTGCGGCGCGATGCAGGCCGGCGCCGCCGCCGAGTCGCTATTCGGCGCGGAGTTCAGCCGCGCCTATCTGGCGGTGAAGGAAGTGGAGTTGAACGACTACCATCGCCAGGTCACCACCTGGGAGCGCCAATACCTAGGCCCCTTGGCCTGA
- a CDS encoding BCCT family transporter, which produces MVLRLSLLLTVLFALWGVIAPEHMTQAASQWLSFTISRFGWFYLLSVFGFLLFALYLAFGRFGHIRLGKEDEEPEFSRMSWFAMLFSAGMGIGLVFWGVAEPISHFATPASKATTPESAEAARLAMRHVFFHWGLHPWAVYSLTALALAYFKFNRGQKGLISAAFRPLLGERVDGPIGIAIDVLAVLATVFGVATTLGFGALQIESGLQMLFGVQPSDWLTVAIVVIATALFLLSSLTGLSRGIKWLSNLNIALALLLFLAVVLLGPTGFIFDTFTTTLGDYLGNLTSTSLRMSPFSQGDWMASWTLFYWAWWVTWAPFVGMFIARVSRGRTIREFMVGVLLVPAVASFVWFSAFGGTALDLQLFGGVDLVGAVKSDVSTALYVMFEHLPGGHILSLLAMLLVIIFFVTSADSATFVLGMFTSGGSLNPSHRVKLIWGVLLAAVALVLLQSGGLKALQAVLIVSALPFMLIMIGMAVSLYRALDEEERDSRRREIRRLRQLEALEKRGEN; this is translated from the coding sequence ATGGTCCTGCGCCTATCGTTATTGTTGACCGTTTTATTCGCCTTGTGGGGCGTGATCGCCCCCGAGCACATGACCCAGGCCGCCAGCCAATGGCTGAGCTTCACCATTTCCCGCTTCGGCTGGTTCTATCTATTGTCGGTGTTCGGCTTCCTTTTGTTCGCCCTCTACCTGGCCTTCGGCCGCTTCGGCCATATCCGCCTGGGCAAAGAAGACGAAGAGCCCGAGTTTTCTCGGATGAGCTGGTTCGCCATGCTGTTTTCCGCCGGCATGGGCATAGGCCTGGTGTTCTGGGGCGTGGCCGAGCCGATCTCCCATTTCGCCACCCCCGCCAGCAAAGCCACCACGCCGGAATCGGCCGAGGCCGCGCGGCTGGCGATGCGCCATGTGTTCTTCCACTGGGGCCTTCACCCCTGGGCGGTGTATAGCCTGACCGCGCTGGCGCTGGCCTATTTCAAATTCAATCGCGGCCAGAAAGGCCTGATCAGCGCCGCCTTCCGCCCATTGCTGGGCGAGCGCGTGGACGGCCCGATCGGCATCGCCATCGACGTGCTGGCGGTGCTGGCCACCGTGTTCGGCGTGGCCACCACGCTGGGCTTCGGCGCGCTGCAGATCGAAAGCGGCCTGCAGATGCTGTTCGGCGTCCAGCCGTCCGACTGGCTGACCGTGGCCATTGTGGTGATCGCCACCGCCTTGTTCCTGCTGTCGTCCCTGACCGGCCTGTCGCGCGGCATCAAGTGGCTGTCCAATCTCAATATCGCGCTGGCGCTGCTGTTGTTCCTGGCCGTGGTGCTGCTCGGCCCCACCGGCTTCATCTTCGACACTTTCACCACCACGCTGGGCGACTACCTGGGCAATCTGACCAGCACCAGCCTGCGGATGAGCCCGTTCAGCCAGGGCGACTGGATGGCCAGCTGGACGCTGTTCTACTGGGCCTGGTGGGTCACCTGGGCGCCGTTCGTCGGCATGTTCATCGCCCGCGTCTCGCGCGGCCGCACCATACGCGAATTCATGGTCGGCGTGCTGCTGGTGCCGGCCGTAGCCAGCTTCGTCTGGTTCTCCGCCTTTGGCGGCACCGCGCTGGATCTGCAGCTATTCGGCGGCGTGGACCTGGTCGGCGCGGTGAAAAGCGATGTTTCCACCGCCTTGTACGTGATGTTCGAACACCTGCCGGGCGGCCATATTCTGTCGCTGCTGGCCATGCTGCTGGTGATCATTTTCTTCGTCACTTCGGCCGACTCCGCCACCTTCGTGCTGGGCATGTTCACCAGCGGCGGCAGCCTCAACCCCAGCCACCGGGTCAAGCTGATCTGGGGCGTGCTGCTGGCCGCCGTGGCGCTGGTGCTGCTGCAAAGCGGCGGCTTGAAGGCGCTGCAGGCGGTGCTAATCGTCAGCGCCCTGCCCTTCATGCTGATCATGATAGGCATGGCGGTCTCGCTGTACCGCGCGCTGGATGAGGAAGAGCGCGACAGCCGCCGCCGCGAGATCCGCCGGCTGCGCCAGCTAGAAGCGCTGGAAAAACGCGGCGAAAACTAA
- a CDS encoding methyl-accepting chemotaxis protein, translated as MQLNTRLIVIIAASLLALLALSTVALLSTRATLHQEKREQIVHLLKMAENSLSHFQQLEQQGMPRAEAQKQAIAALAALKVDDIYFFGRNRDHLVLFHPSKDRVGKVDEGSKLPDGRTTVQAYEEAMQQDHYGVLVIQTKRAGSGAEELPKLNGVFRFAPWDWTVGTGIFIDDIDQLFWSEARTLLIVAAVCVAVLAVLVGGMARSILGSLGGEPAYAAQVVKAIASGDLSLAIAAKGGPDSLLGAMGEMQTKLRQMIEEISRATASINQSCHQLTEDMEKVHEVSGIASSSTTSAAAAIEQLSVSIDHVSASTRDTETGARDTAVLAGQGQGKAGEAADGIRRIADQVRGASDMVSQLAERSRSISSIAETIRDIANQTNLLALNAAIEAARAGEMGRGFAVVADEVRKLAERTASATDEISNIVQAVIDDTGMVSGRMDEIRPAVESGVDQVQQAAETLQAINQQASAALERVHGVVVAMGEQSQAGTNIAGNVEQVAGVVEETQNAVSHAVAAVRAIDQQAANLHQTVGRFRL; from the coding sequence ATGCAGCTTAATACCCGTCTGATCGTCATCATCGCCGCCAGCCTGCTCGCCTTGCTCGCGTTGTCCACCGTCGCCTTGCTGTCCACCCGCGCCACCCTGCATCAGGAAAAGCGGGAACAGATCGTGCATCTCCTGAAAATGGCGGAAAACTCGCTCAGCCACTTCCAGCAGCTGGAGCAGCAAGGCATGCCGCGCGCCGAGGCGCAAAAGCAGGCCATCGCCGCGCTGGCGGCGCTGAAAGTGGACGACATCTATTTCTTCGGCCGCAACCGCGACCACTTGGTGTTGTTCCACCCCAGCAAGGACCGGGTGGGCAAAGTGGATGAAGGCAGCAAGCTGCCGGACGGCCGCACCACGGTGCAGGCCTACGAGGAAGCGATGCAGCAGGACCACTACGGCGTCCTGGTGATCCAGACCAAGCGCGCCGGCTCCGGCGCCGAGGAGCTGCCCAAGCTCAACGGCGTGTTCCGCTTCGCTCCCTGGGACTGGACCGTGGGCACCGGCATCTTCATCGACGACATCGACCAGCTGTTCTGGAGCGAGGCGCGCACGCTGCTGATCGTGGCGGCGGTCTGCGTGGCCGTGCTGGCGGTGCTGGTCGGCGGCATGGCGCGTTCCATCCTCGGCTCGCTGGGCGGCGAGCCGGCTTATGCCGCGCAGGTGGTCAAGGCCATCGCCAGCGGCGACCTCAGCCTCGCCATCGCCGCCAAAGGCGGGCCGGACAGCCTGCTGGGCGCGATGGGCGAGATGCAGACCAAGCTGCGGCAGATGATAGAAGAGATCAGCCGCGCCACCGCCAGCATCAACCAGTCCTGCCATCAACTGACCGAAGACATGGAAAAAGTGCACGAGGTATCCGGCATCGCCAGCTCGTCCACCACCTCCGCGGCGGCGGCGATCGAACAGCTGTCGGTCAGCATCGACCACGTCAGCGCCAGCACCCGCGACACCGAGACTGGCGCGCGCGACACCGCGGTGCTGGCCGGCCAGGGACAAGGCAAGGCCGGCGAAGCGGCCGACGGCATCCGCCGCATCGCCGACCAGGTCCGCGGCGCCAGCGATATGGTCAGCCAGCTGGCCGAGCGCAGCCGCAGCATCAGCAGCATCGCCGAAACCATACGCGACATCGCCAACCAGACCAATCTGTTGGCGCTGAACGCCGCCATCGAAGCGGCGCGCGCCGGCGAGATGGGCCGCGGCTTCGCCGTGGTGGCCGACGAAGTGCGCAAGCTGGCCGAGCGCACCGCCAGCGCCACCGACGAGATCAGCAATATCGTGCAGGCGGTGATAGACGACACCGGCATGGTGTCCGGCCGCATGGACGAAATCCGCCCGGCGGTGGAATCCGGCGTCGATCAGGTGCAGCAGGCGGCGGAAACGCTGCAGGCCATCAACCAGCAGGCCAGCGCCGCGCTGGAGCGGGTGCACGGCGTGGTGGTGGCGATGGGCGAGCAAAGCCAGGCCGGCACCAATATCGCCGGCAATGTCGAACAGGTGGCCGGCGTGGTGGAAGAAACCCAGAACGCGGTCAGCCACGCGGTGGCGGCGGTGCGCGCCATCGACCAGCAGGCGGCCAATCTGCACCAGACCGTAGGCCGCTTCCGCTTGTAA
- a CDS encoding M13 family metallopeptidase — protein sequence MKKLLPLTLLLCLQAAWAGPAEELDYGAYGIDLKGIDHSVRIQDNISLHANGAWMKRVEIPAERSSTGIAEYLYDLNQQRVREIIEHASGDASSPEARKIADLYQSFMDEAAIAKLGLKPLRGRLDEIAALTSAKQAVAYMGKLQGQPVDTPFRFYVQSDPKNSSVYLAGLSQSGLGMDRDYYLAKSADFAAARQAYQRYLAKLLTLAGEKRADARAKAVFALEDKLARIQWSNVENRDVQKTYNKVAVADLGKRLPGYDWPQLIAAAQLSAAKDINLDQPSYFAKLSGVLAKTPAAVLKDYLTLRTLDAYASSLDPAWVAAHFDFYGKVLDGRSADRPRWKKAVSLVNEGVGEAVGKLYVAKYFTPEAKRQADELVHNLLKAYDQSIDTLAWMEPATKREAHAKLAKYTPKIGYPDKWRDYGSLEIKADDLVGNITRISEFNYKRDVQRLGEPVDRAEWGMTPQTVNAYYNPANNEIVFPAAILQSPYFDPKFDLAVNYGSIGATIGHEISHGFDDQGHQYDGDGNMRNWWTPADEKHFKEVTAKLVKQYSAFEPVKGHHVNGELTLGENIADNAGLEIAYKAYHIALGGKEAPVIDGMSGDQRFFLAFAQSWRSKSRDASVVKQIVSDPHTPDLYRPIGTVSNLEPFYQAFGVKPGDKMYLPPEQRFHLWW from the coding sequence ATGAAGAAACTGCTGCCGCTGACCCTGCTGCTGTGCCTGCAGGCGGCCTGGGCCGGCCCCGCCGAAGAGCTGGATTACGGCGCTTACGGCATTGATTTGAAGGGCATCGACCACTCGGTGCGCATCCAGGACAATATTTCCTTGCATGCCAACGGCGCCTGGATGAAGCGCGTGGAAATTCCGGCGGAGCGCTCGTCCACCGGCATCGCGGAATATCTGTACGACCTGAACCAGCAGCGCGTCCGCGAGATCATCGAACACGCGTCCGGCGACGCCTCCTCGCCGGAAGCGCGCAAGATCGCCGATCTGTATCAGAGCTTCATGGACGAGGCCGCCATCGCCAAGCTGGGCCTGAAGCCCTTGCGCGGCCGGCTGGACGAAATCGCCGCGCTGACTTCCGCCAAGCAAGCTGTGGCCTATATGGGCAAGCTGCAAGGCCAGCCGGTGGACACGCCGTTCCGCTTTTATGTTCAATCCGATCCGAAGAATTCATCGGTCTACCTGGCTGGCCTCAGCCAGTCCGGCCTGGGCATGGATCGCGACTACTATCTGGCCAAGTCGGCGGATTTCGCCGCCGCGCGCCAGGCTTATCAGCGTTATCTGGCCAAGTTACTGACGCTGGCCGGCGAAAAGCGCGCCGACGCCCGCGCCAAGGCCGTGTTCGCCCTGGAAGACAAGCTGGCCCGGATTCAATGGAGCAACGTCGAAAACCGGGATGTCCAGAAAACCTACAACAAAGTGGCCGTCGCCGATCTGGGCAAGCGTTTGCCCGGCTATGACTGGCCGCAGCTGATTGCAGCCGCCCAGTTGTCCGCGGCCAAGGACATCAATCTGGATCAGCCCAGCTATTTCGCCAAGCTGTCCGGCGTGCTGGCGAAAACGCCGGCCGCGGTGCTGAAGGATTACCTGACCCTGCGGACGCTGGACGCGTACGCCTCCAGCCTGGATCCGGCATGGGTCGCCGCGCACTTCGACTTCTACGGCAAAGTGCTGGATGGCCGCAGCGCCGACCGTCCGCGCTGGAAGAAGGCGGTATCGCTGGTCAATGAAGGCGTAGGCGAGGCGGTGGGCAAGCTGTATGTGGCCAAGTACTTCACGCCGGAGGCCAAGCGCCAGGCCGATGAGCTGGTGCACAACCTGCTCAAGGCCTACGACCAGAGCATAGACACGCTGGCCTGGATGGAGCCCGCCACCAAGCGCGAGGCGCACGCCAAACTGGCCAAGTACACGCCCAAGATCGGTTATCCGGACAAATGGCGCGATTACGGCTCGCTGGAAATCAAGGCCGATGATCTGGTCGGCAACATCACCCGCATCAGCGAATTCAACTACAAGCGCGACGTGCAGCGCCTGGGCGAGCCGGTGGACCGCGCCGAGTGGGGCATGACGCCGCAAACGGTGAACGCCTACTACAACCCGGCGAACAACGAGATCGTGTTCCCGGCGGCCATCCTGCAATCGCCGTACTTCGATCCCAAGTTCGATCTGGCGGTCAATTACGGCAGCATCGGCGCCACCATAGGCCATGAAATCAGCCATGGTTTCGACGACCAGGGCCATCAGTACGACGGCGACGGCAATATGCGCAACTGGTGGACGCCGGCGGACGAGAAGCACTTCAAGGAGGTGACGGCCAAGCTGGTCAAGCAGTACAGCGCCTTCGAGCCGGTGAAGGGCCATCATGTCAACGGCGAGCTGACGCTGGGCGAGAACATCGCCGACAACGCCGGCCTGGAAATCGCCTACAAGGCCTACCACATCGCCCTGGGCGGCAAAGAAGCGCCGGTGATAGACGGCATGTCGGGCGACCAGCGCTTTTTCCTGGCCTTCGCCCAATCGTGGCGCAGCAAGAGCCGCGACGCCTCGGTGGTGAAGCAGATCGTTTCGGACCCGCATACGCCGGACCTGTATCGCCCCATCGGCACGGTCAGCAATCTGGAGCCGTTCTACCAGGCCTTCGGCGTCAAGCCGGGCGACAAGATGTATTTGCCGCCAGAGCAGCGCTTCCATCTGTGGTGGTAA
- a CDS encoding YfaZ family outer membrane protein — MKQLALAAALAALAGGAQAADYIAGAGHDFQQFSRTPNGLGIGINLDYVNSDHKGSAGGAGLEFALPLGPVSIAAGGKLMALSPDSGSATAALIGGRASLDVMPKVTVFGQAYYAPESFASGSVNRVSDYSAGVRWNVVGPFSVEAGYRYFDIRRNDSQRSRTLADGAYLGAGLSF; from the coding sequence ATGAAACAACTCGCTCTCGCCGCGGCGCTGGCCGCGCTGGCCGGCGGCGCCCAAGCCGCCGACTACATCGCCGGCGCCGGCCATGATTTCCAGCAGTTCTCCCGCACGCCGAACGGCCTGGGCATAGGCATCAACCTCGATTACGTCAACAGCGACCACAAGGGCAGCGCCGGCGGCGCCGGCCTGGAATTCGCGCTGCCGCTGGGCCCGGTTTCCATCGCCGCCGGCGGCAAGCTGATGGCGCTGTCGCCGGACAGCGGCTCCGCCACCGCCGCGCTGATAGGCGGCCGCGCCAGCCTGGATGTGATGCCCAAGGTCACCGTCTTCGGCCAGGCCTATTACGCGCCGGAAAGCTTCGCCAGCGGCAGCGTCAACCGCGTGTCCGACTACAGCGCCGGCGTGCGCTGGAACGTGGTGGGCCCTTTCAGCGTGGAAGCCGGCTACCGCTACTTCGACATCCGCCGCAACGACAGCCAGCGCAGCCGCACCCTGGCCGACGGCGCCTACCTGGGCGCGGGGCTGAGCTTCTAA
- a CDS encoding universal stress protein — protein MYRHLIAAIDGSNNSDKALNEAIRVAKHTDARLTLVHIASLRDLAVDSLGVYAGDPGYDLALQQGEEALARAQKLARDAGLINVASHLEKSWEGGHDLADLLIGYAQSQQADLIVLGTHGRKGLAHLFLGSFAEDILRRSPIPLLVVRSTEDEDISVE, from the coding sequence ATGTATCGACATCTGATAGCCGCGATAGACGGCAGCAACAATTCCGACAAGGCGCTGAACGAGGCCATCCGCGTGGCCAAGCATACCGACGCCCGCCTGACGCTGGTGCACATCGCCAGCCTGCGCGACTTGGCCGTGGACAGCCTGGGCGTCTACGCCGGCGATCCGGGATACGATCTGGCCTTGCAACAAGGCGAAGAGGCGCTGGCCCGGGCGCAGAAGCTGGCGCGCGACGCCGGCCTGATCAATGTGGCCAGCCACCTGGAAAAAAGCTGGGAAGGCGGCCACGACCTGGCCGACTTGCTGATCGGCTACGCCCAATCGCAACAAGCCGATCTGATCGTGCTGGGCACCCACGGCCGCAAGGGCCTGGCCCATCTCTTCCTCGGCAGCTTCGCCGAAGACATCCTGCGCCGCAGTCCGATTCCGCTGTTGGTGGTGCGCAGCACCGAGGATGAGGACATCAGCGTAGAGTAA
- a CDS encoding DUF2252 domain-containing protein: MSVSHPKYEQHYADGKARRQDCSRTRQAECSLAKDRDVLALVESTSQGRVPTLAPLRYARMRVSPFTFFRGMAMIQAADLAAGPDSGISLQICGDAHLMNYGFFASPERHLVFDINDFDETHPGPWEWDVKRLAVSLVLAARSRGFAAEDAHAMVQRLASTYRRRTQVFSQMSQLELWYNKVGFEQLLSHATDEAMRQQLLKVADKARSQTQERLLPKMTESEDGALRLRDNPPVIFHLDEPGSPLAACDDWLGADSVAKVGGMLEHYIATLKEDRRELLQRFRLVDAAFKVVGVGSVGTRCLVLLLQDDYDQPLFLQLKEARASVLEPFTQQCVHGNQGKRVVFGQRLMQATSDLFLGWTRSDDGRHFYMRQLRDMKGAPALETFASAEELASYGQACAWTLARAHAKSGGCAAEIAGYLGQSDKFDLALADYAQAYADQVERDYQLFDAAVASGRLPCAAQVK, from the coding sequence ATGTCTGTTTCCCACCCCAAGTACGAACAACATTACGCCGACGGCAAGGCGCGCCGTCAGGACTGTTCCCGCACCCGCCAGGCGGAATGCTCCCTGGCCAAGGACAGAGACGTGCTGGCGCTGGTGGAGTCCACCTCGCAGGGCCGGGTGCCCACGCTGGCGCCGCTGCGCTACGCGCGGATGCGCGTGTCGCCGTTCACCTTTTTCCGCGGCATGGCGATGATCCAGGCCGCCGACCTGGCCGCCGGCCCGGACAGCGGCATCAGCCTGCAGATCTGCGGCGACGCCCATCTGATGAACTACGGCTTCTTCGCCTCGCCGGAACGCCATCTGGTGTTCGACATCAATGATTTCGACGAAACCCATCCCGGCCCGTGGGAATGGGACGTCAAACGGCTGGCGGTCAGCCTGGTGCTGGCGGCGCGCAGCCGCGGTTTCGCGGCGGAAGACGCCCATGCCATGGTGCAACGATTAGCCAGCACCTATCGCCGCCGCACGCAGGTCTTCTCGCAAATGAGCCAGCTGGAGCTGTGGTACAACAAGGTCGGCTTCGAGCAATTGCTGTCGCACGCCACCGACGAGGCGATGCGCCAGCAGCTGTTGAAAGTGGCGGATAAGGCGCGCAGCCAAACCCAAGAGCGGCTGCTGCCCAAGATGACCGAAAGCGAAGACGGCGCGCTGCGGCTGCGCGACAACCCTCCGGTGATCTTCCACCTGGACGAGCCCGGCAGCCCGCTGGCCGCCTGCGACGACTGGCTGGGCGCGGACAGTGTGGCCAAGGTGGGCGGCATGCTGGAGCATTACATCGCCACCTTGAAGGAAGACCGCCGCGAGCTGCTGCAGCGCTTCCGGCTGGTGGACGCGGCATTCAAAGTTGTGGGCGTGGGCAGCGTCGGCACCCGTTGCCTGGTTCTGCTGCTGCAGGACGACTACGACCAGCCGCTGTTCCTGCAACTGAAGGAGGCCCGCGCCTCGGTGCTGGAGCCCTTCACCCAGCAGTGCGTGCATGGCAATCAGGGCAAGCGCGTGGTGTTCGGCCAGCGGCTGATGCAAGCCACCAGCGACCTGTTCCTAGGCTGGACCCGCAGCGACGACGGCCGCCACTTCTACATGCGCCAGCTGCGCGACATGAAGGGCGCGCCGGCCCTGGAAACCTTCGCCAGCGCCGAAGAGCTGGCCAGCTACGGCCAAGCTTGCGCCTGGACGCTGGCGCGCGCCCATGCCAAATCCGGCGGCTGCGCGGCCGAGATCGCCGGCTATCTGGGCCAGTCGGACAAGTTCGACCTCGCCCTGGCCGACTACGCCCAGGCTTACGCCGATCAGGTGGAGCGCGACTACCAATTGTTCGACGCCGCCGTCGCCAGCGGGCGGTTGCCCTGCGCGGCTCAGGTCAAATAG
- a CDS encoding TlyA family RNA methyltransferase: MTAAAAFANLSRLPDERSWERMMIRVDILLVEQGLAASRTAAQNLIAAGRVSCDGALIGKASQKFPQHAEFVVVADEADRYVSRGGLKMQGALAAAGLDPSGWDALDVGQSTGGFTDCLLQAGARRVVGVDVGHDQLHARLREDARVRFFEGVNARALDHAALLAANDGDGFDLMVCDVSFISLSLVLPSALPLLKPGGRLLSLVKPQFEVGREGLSKGGIVRDESLYPRVQDKINQVLAEQNMRALAWFDSPIKGGDGNREFFVHAVRR; encoded by the coding sequence TTGACAGCGGCGGCGGCCTTCGCCAACCTGTCGCGTTTGCCGGATGAGCGCAGTTGGGAGCGGATGATGATTCGAGTGGATATTTTGCTGGTGGAGCAAGGGCTTGCGGCATCGCGGACCGCGGCGCAGAACCTGATCGCCGCCGGGCGCGTCAGCTGCGACGGCGCGCTGATCGGCAAGGCCAGCCAGAAGTTTCCGCAGCATGCCGAATTTGTCGTCGTCGCCGACGAAGCGGACCGTTATGTCTCGCGCGGCGGTTTGAAGATGCAGGGCGCGCTGGCCGCGGCCGGACTGGATCCGAGCGGCTGGGACGCGCTGGATGTGGGCCAGTCCACCGGCGGCTTCACCGATTGTTTATTGCAAGCCGGCGCGCGCCGGGTGGTGGGCGTCGATGTCGGCCACGACCAGTTGCATGCGCGGCTGCGCGAGGATGCGCGGGTGCGCTTTTTCGAGGGCGTGAACGCGCGAGCGCTGGATCACGCGGCCTTGCTGGCGGCCAATGACGGCGATGGCTTCGATCTGATGGTCTGCGACGTGTCCTTCATCTCGCTCAGCCTGGTGCTGCCCTCGGCCCTGCCGTTGCTGAAGCCGGGCGGCCGCTTGCTCAGCCTGGTCAAGCCGCAGTTCGAAGTGGGGCGCGAGGGTCTGTCCAAGGGCGGCATCGTCCGCGACGAAAGCCTGTACCCGCGGGTGCAGGACAAGATCAATCAGGTGCTGGCCGAGCAAAACATGCGCGCGCTGGCCTGGTTCGACAGCCCGATCAAGGGCGGCGACGGCAATCGCGAATTCTTCGTTCACGCAGTGAGGCGCTGA